The Etheostoma cragini isolate CJK2018 chromosome 15, CSU_Ecrag_1.0, whole genome shotgun sequence genome window below encodes:
- the si:dkey-89b17.4 gene encoding zinc finger protein 646 isoform X3, with translation MAMHDMSRAKGFPCKECDMVCPSTPSLLEHMKAHYQQEENGRFECEQCGRIYKHAASLANHKKSHEVGSFQCPVCTRTLPNAVALKNHLRIHTLSPSSAHTEEEGEEVPEEGGHDERDYGLAQDLSDGFGRSHLNNSLGHSVLQSHQTGDHGKKGSPETEEAWDRPFKCDQCDRTYRHHGSLVNHKKCHQQGTFKCSVCFKQFSNLAALNSHERTHSKFKTPGASMVSGGGAGTQSSQSDDTASCFCHLCQISLPSKTDFQEHILLHNAASPSLGLPRSFPGIMPHNLSAVRSPAYTPTLGDPLPLPPLPSDKRGPYDPIMGPPVNNPIYTCAYCGAGHPDLETLKVHYLTHDPHPGAHGQDSSILNSDALSSGSQGSVSSPSGGRVPHANSPDDGERRFKCGECGKSYRHAGSLVNHKRCHQTGHYQCTICCKQYPHLAALHSHLRSHKGRSANQSINDSNDWLSPEPLTLDSQQSYVQEGSGATTPISLPGNLGDGNHFVPDGGHSSGLDSLEFHDRFDGSSLSQSNASHRQADRHVCADCGQMYGDVSGIKSHLCPRRGQQPQQQSTMSNGFLASMNYHSSGGTSLPAEGSSSLKEGGSSSSGGGGQRQYSQSGGKRMGSNDKDDDDDGEVYQCSVCGNHYASLRALRSHLRSHANNPTGPGPSNLEQEWRMICSTCGQSFARKQDLLNHQLVHGPQRPDGQQQGIVGTSANGNDKMDGRNHICVDCGMFFADRHHLITHLCPGKNRGSLLSKQGLNGAKGMSGGEGVGGGVAGGSRDVGGDGRRPLVDQSEKPHKCDQCGRGYRHPCSLLNHKKSHKTGVFRCLVCQKRYYNLLALKNHQRTHFDLKRHKCEECGKAFKIQKQLINHLRLHEEHRAKGLVRTGPNGSRFQQAGPSHMQAMRGESSKGQGLGVKYSHQGFKKPYSSAGTSRPQKFDPSETGRRPFACDECGKTYRHAGSLANHKNLHKIGEYHCNVCNSTYPNRLAMKNHLRLHFAQKKHNCQECGKGFRTQRQLATHTTAGLCKGPQGPGAQMDFECDGCCEGFATADELAAHDCPAQHLPSSSSTNSSANISMERSSVDLDSDERPYACDLCSCAYKHASSLLNHKHTHKTGNFRCNFCEKPYTNYMALRNHMRIHTQRKKHICHTCGKAFRLARFLRNHQKVHEEGATPFGCPTCGKSFQGRSGLARHRCGDNQVYDLQSGFLGTIRVPEFGFF, from the exons ATGGCAATGCATGATATGAGTCGTGCCAAGGGTTTCCCCTGTAAAGAGTGTGATATGGTGTGTCCGAGTACTCCAAGTCTTCTAGAGCATATGAAAGCACATTATCAGCAGGAAGAGAACGGGCGTTTTGAGTGTGAACAGTGTGGACGCATCTACAAGCACGCCGCTAGCCTCGCCAACCACAAGAAGTCCCACGAGGTCGGTTCCTTCCAGTGTCCGGTCTGCACGCGCACGCTGCCCAACGCGGTCGCTTTGAAAAACCACCTACGGATCCATACGCTGTCCCCGAGTAGTGCCCACACAGAGGAAGAAGGGGAAGAAGTACCCGAAGAAGGGGGCCACGACGAGAGGGACTACGGTCTCGCCCAAGACCTCTCAGACGGGTTTGGGCGCTCCCATTTGAACAACAGTTTGGGACACAGTGTCCTGCAGAGCCACCAGACAGGCGACCACGGGAAAAAAGGTTCCCCTGAAACCGAAGAAGCGTGGGATAGACCGTTCAAGTGCGATCAGTGCGACCGGACGTACCGGCACCACGGCAGCCTGGTGAACCACAAGAAGTGCCACCAGCAAGGGACTTTTAAGTGCTCTGTGTGTTTCAAACAATTCAGCAACCTGGCTGCACTAAACAGCCACGAGAGAACTCACTCGAAGTTCAAGACGCCCGGAGCGTCAATGGTGAGCGGCGGCGGCGCCGGCACGCAGTCGTCCCAGAGCGACGACACCGCTTCCTGTTTCTGCCACCTGTGCCAGATCTCGCTGCCAAGTAAGACAGACTTTCAGGAGCACATCTTGCTTCACAACGCCGCCTCGCCTTCCCTCGGCCTGCCGCGCAGTTTCCCAGGCATCATGCCCCACAATCTGAGCGCCGTTCGATCCCCGGCGTACACCCCCACCCTGGGGGACCCTCTGCCCTTGCCTCCCTTGCCCAGTGACAAAAGAGGCCCCTATGATCCCATAATGGGTCCCCCTGTGAACAACCCCATCTACACGTGTGCATACTGTGGCGCGGGACACCCAGATCTGGAGACTTTGAAAGTCCACTATTTGACTCACGACCCCCACCCGGGCGCCCACGGCCAGGACAGCTCCATTCTAAACTCCGACGCGCTAAGCTCCGGTTCCCAGGGCTCCGTGTCGTCTCCCTCCGGGGGCCGTGTGCCCCATGCGAATTCTCCAGACGACGGAGAGCGGCGCTTTAAGTGCGGAGAGTGTGGCAAAAGTTACCGGCACGCAGGAAGCTTGGTGAACCACAAACGCTGCCATCAGACGGGCCACTACCAGTGTACCATCTGCTGCAAGCAGTACCCGCACCTGGCGGCGCTGCACAGCCACCTGCGAAGCCACAAGGGGCGCTCTGCCAACCAGTCGATTAACGACAGCAACGACTGGCTGTCTCCGGAGCCCCTGACTCTGGACTCGCAGCAGAGCTACGTCCAGGAAGGCAGCGGCGCCACCACGCCGATCTCTCTGCCTGGAAATCTGGGTGACGGGAACCACTTTGTTCCAGACGGCGGCCACAGCAGCGGGCTCGACTCTCTGGAGTTCCACGATCGCTTCGACGGCAGCTCGCTCTCCCAGAGCAACGCGTCTCACCGCCAGGCCGACAGACACGTGTGCGCCGACTGCGGTCAGATGTACGGAGATGTATCCGGCATCAAGTCGCACCTGTGCCCCCGCCGCGGCCAGCAGCCCCAGCAGCAGAGCACGATGTCCAACGGGTTCCTGGCGAGCATGAACTACCACAGCTCTGGTGGAACCTCGCTGCCCGCCGAAGGCTCCAGCAGCCTGAAGGAAGGtggaagcagcagcagcggcggcggcgggcAACGCCAATACTCCCAGAGCGGGGGCAAGAGAATGGGCAGCAACGACAAAGATGACGATGACGACGGAGAAGTGTATCAGTGTTCGGTGTGCGGCAACCACTACGCCAGCCTCCGAGCTCTCAGGAGCCACTTGCGTAGCCACGCCAACAACCCAACAGGGCCGGGACCGTCCAACCTGGAGCAGGAGTGGAGGATGATCTGCTCCACCTGCGGCCAAAGCTTCGCCAGGAAGCAAGATCTCCTGAACCACCAGTTGGTCCACGGCCCCCAAAGGCCGGACGGCCAGCAACAAGGCATCGTGGGCACCTCGGCTAACGGCAACGACAAAATGGACGGACGCAACCACATTTGCGTAGACTGCGGGATGTTCTTTGCCGACCGCCACCACCTCATCACTCACCTGTGTCCCGGGAAGAATCGGGGCAGTTTGCTGAGCAAGCAGGGCCTGAACGGAGCCAAAGGGATGTCCGGGGGGGAGGGCGTCGGAGGCGGGGTTGCCGGAGGAAGCCGTGATGTCGGCGGCGACGGACGCAGGCCTCTGGTCGACCAAAGCGAGAAGCCACACAAATGCGACCAATGCGGACGCGGATACAGACACCCGTGCTCTCTCCTAAACCACAAGAAGTCCCATAAGACGGGGGTTTTCCGCTGCTTGGTGTGCCAGAAACGCTACTACAATCTGCTGGCTCTCAAGAATCACCAAAGGACCCACTTTGATCTAAAGAg GCACAAGTGTGAAGAATGTGGCAAGGCGTTCAAGATCCAAAAGCAGCTGATCAACCACCTCCGTCTCCACGAGGAGCACCGAGCCAAAGGTCTCGTCCGAACCGGACCCAACGGGTCCCGCTTCCAGCAGGCGGGCCCGTCCCACATGCAGGCTATGAGAGGAGAGTCCTCAAAGGGACAAGGGTTGGGTGTCAAATACAGCCACCAAGGCTTCAAGAAGCCCTACTCGTCTGCCGGGACCTCCCGGCCCCAGAAGTTTGACCCCTCTGAAACTGGGAGGCGACCTTTTGCCTGCGACGAATGCGGCAAGACGTACCGCCACGCAGGCAGCCTGGCTAATCACAAGAACCTCCACAAAATCGGGGAGTACCACTGCAACGTGTGCAACTCGACGTACCCCAACAGGCTGGCGATGAAAAACCACCTCCGCCTCCACTTCGCCCAGAAGAAGCACAACTGCCAAGAGTGCGGCAAGGGCTTCCGCACCCAGAGGCAGCTGGCCACCCACACCACGGCGGGCCTGTGCAAGGGGCCCCAGGGCCCCGGAGCCCAGATGGATTTTGAATGCGACGGCTGCTGCGAAGGCTTTGCCACGGCCGACGAACTTGCAGCCCACGACTGCCCCGCCCAGCACCTGccgtcttcctcctccaccaacAGCTCCGCCAACATCAGCATGGAGAGGAGCTCGGTGGACCTGGACTCCGATGAGAGGCCCTACGCCTGCGACCTGTGCAGCTGCGCTTACAAACACGCCAGCTCCCTGCTGAACCACAAGCACACCCACAAGACCGGCAACTTCCGGTGCAACTTCTGCGAGAAGCCGTACACCAACTACATGGCGCTGCGCAACCACATGCGCATTCACACGCAGCGGAAGAAGCACATCTGCCACACGTGTGGGAAAGCCTTCCGGTTGGCAAGGTTCCTCCGAAACCACCAGAAGGTCCACGAGGAGGGCGCGACCCCGTTCGGCTGCCCCACCTGTGGGAAGAGCTTCCAGGGGAGATCCGGCCTAGCCAGGCACCGCTGCGGGGACAACCAG GTATATGATCTCCAATCCGGCTTCCTTGGGACCATACGCGTGCCGGAATTCGGATTTTTCTGA